One Myxococcus xanthus genomic region harbors:
- a CDS encoding alpha-1,4-glucan--maltose-1-phosphate maltosyltransferase, which translates to MTERLGSVFIEGVSPELDAGRHAVKRVVGERCTVKADVFKEGHDVLVAVIRWRQVTPRAQQTDWEEVPMRFLGNDRWEGEFPLTRNGRYEYTIEAWPDLFRTWTSELKRKVDAGRDVRSELLEGAALLEGAVARARTAKQPDDARVLGEAAVRLRQPPSPDLLAVALAPELADVASTHPDRSLARRYDKVLEVFADREKARFSAWYEFFPRSAKRDGVTHATFRDAEGWLPYIQQLGFDTVYLPPIHPIGRTARKGKNNSLAAAADDVGSPWAIGASEGGHKAVHPKLGTLEDFRHFVETAQAHGIEVALDLAFQCSPDHPYVKEHPEWFQHRPDGTIKTAENPPKRYEDIVNFDWMGPARESLWAELESVVLHWVKQGVNTFRVDNPHTKPTQFWAWLIRRVQEAHPQVLFLSEAFTRPKVMKALGKVGFTQSYTYFTWRNFKGELQEYLEEITQPPVSDYFRGNLWPNTPDILPEFLQNAGPGAFRLRAALAGTLSSVWGMYCGYELCEGRPIPGKEEYTDSEKYQLVAWDLDRPGNIRDWIARLNAARRTHPALHQYGTLRFFSSNNDRVLFYGKRTPDGGSLVLMAVSLDPYAAQEALLHVPLEWLGARPDETYQVHELMSDQRSLWQGPDVQVRLTPEQPAALWAVHRFRRTENAFDYYE; encoded by the coding sequence ATGACTGAACGACTCGGAAGCGTATTCATCGAGGGAGTCAGCCCCGAGCTGGACGCTGGACGTCACGCCGTGAAGCGCGTCGTGGGAGAGCGGTGCACCGTCAAGGCCGATGTCTTCAAGGAAGGCCATGATGTCCTCGTCGCCGTCATCCGTTGGCGCCAGGTGACGCCCAGGGCGCAGCAGACCGACTGGGAGGAAGTGCCCATGCGCTTCCTCGGCAATGACCGGTGGGAAGGCGAATTCCCCCTGACGCGGAACGGCCGCTACGAGTACACGATTGAGGCCTGGCCAGACCTCTTCCGGACCTGGACGTCCGAGCTGAAGCGCAAGGTCGACGCGGGCCGGGACGTGCGCAGCGAGTTGCTGGAAGGCGCCGCCCTGCTGGAAGGCGCCGTCGCCCGTGCCCGTACGGCGAAGCAGCCGGACGACGCGCGGGTGCTGGGCGAAGCGGCCGTCCGGCTGCGACAGCCCCCCTCCCCTGACCTCCTCGCCGTGGCCCTGGCACCCGAGCTGGCCGACGTGGCCTCGACCCATCCGGACCGTTCACTGGCCCGCCGCTACGACAAGGTGTTGGAGGTCTTCGCGGACCGGGAGAAGGCCCGCTTCAGCGCGTGGTACGAATTCTTCCCGCGTTCGGCGAAGCGCGACGGCGTCACCCACGCCACCTTCCGGGACGCGGAAGGCTGGCTGCCGTACATCCAGCAGCTCGGCTTCGACACCGTCTACCTCCCGCCCATCCACCCCATTGGCCGCACGGCGCGCAAGGGCAAGAACAACAGCCTCGCCGCGGCGGCCGACGACGTGGGCAGCCCCTGGGCCATTGGTGCCTCGGAAGGCGGCCACAAGGCCGTGCACCCGAAGCTGGGGACGCTGGAGGACTTCCGGCACTTCGTGGAGACGGCGCAGGCTCACGGCATCGAGGTGGCGCTGGACCTGGCCTTCCAGTGCTCGCCGGACCACCCGTACGTGAAGGAACATCCGGAGTGGTTCCAGCACCGGCCGGACGGCACCATCAAGACGGCGGAGAACCCGCCCAAGCGCTACGAGGACATCGTCAACTTCGACTGGATGGGCCCCGCCCGTGAGTCGCTCTGGGCGGAGCTGGAATCCGTCGTCCTCCACTGGGTGAAGCAAGGGGTGAACACGTTCCGCGTGGACAACCCGCACACCAAGCCCACGCAATTCTGGGCCTGGCTCATCCGCCGCGTGCAGGAAGCCCATCCGCAGGTCCTCTTCCTGTCCGAGGCCTTCACCCGTCCCAAGGTGATGAAGGCCCTGGGCAAGGTGGGCTTCACCCAGTCGTACACCTACTTCACCTGGCGCAACTTCAAGGGCGAGCTCCAGGAGTACCTGGAGGAGATCACCCAGCCGCCGGTGTCCGACTACTTCCGCGGCAACCTCTGGCCCAATACGCCGGACATCCTCCCGGAGTTCCTCCAGAACGCGGGGCCCGGTGCCTTCCGTCTGCGCGCGGCGCTGGCCGGCACGCTTTCCTCCGTGTGGGGCATGTACTGCGGCTACGAGCTGTGCGAGGGCCGCCCCATCCCGGGCAAGGAGGAGTACACCGATTCGGAGAAGTACCAACTGGTCGCGTGGGACCTGGACCGGCCCGGCAACATCCGGGATTGGATTGCGCGCCTCAACGCCGCGCGCCGCACGCACCCCGCGCTGCATCAGTACGGGACGCTGCGCTTCTTCTCGTCGAACAACGACCGAGTCCTCTTCTACGGCAAGCGCACGCCAGACGGCGGCAGCCTGGTGCTGATGGCGGTGAGCCTGGATCCGTATGCCGCCCAGGAGGCGCTGCTGCACGTGCCACTCGAGTGGCTGGGCGCGCGCCCTGACGAGACGTATCAGGTGCACGAGCTGATGTCGGACCAGCGCTCGCTATGGCAGGGTCCGGACGTGCAGGTGCGCCTGACGCCCGAGCAGCCTGCGGCCCTCTGGGCCGTTCACCGGTTCCGCCGCACCGAGAACGCGTTCGACTACTACGAGTGA
- a CDS encoding sigma-70 family RNA polymerase sigma factor, with protein sequence MAPPSSAVPRASDPALDLALLRQVAMGSPQAMRDVYARCGGRCFAIALRLLPTHADAEEVLQETFLEVWRRAREFNPERGGLEAWVATIVRTRAIDRLRAQGTAARVVEGAVQQEPPVSAAPAAPDEAVSQEEARARVVAALAQLPPEQRAVVELAYFEGLSQREISERTGDPLGTVKTRARLALEKLGALLEMLRPHA encoded by the coding sequence ATGGCGCCTCCTTCCTCCGCTGTGCCCCGAGCAAGCGACCCAGCGCTGGACCTGGCCCTCCTCCGGCAGGTCGCCATGGGAAGCCCGCAGGCCATGCGCGACGTCTATGCGCGCTGCGGCGGACGGTGTTTCGCCATCGCGTTGCGGTTGCTACCAACACACGCTGACGCGGAAGAGGTGTTGCAGGAGACCTTCCTGGAGGTCTGGCGGCGCGCCCGAGAGTTCAATCCAGAACGCGGCGGTCTGGAGGCATGGGTGGCGACGATTGTGCGCACGCGCGCCATCGACCGGCTGCGGGCGCAGGGAACCGCGGCCCGGGTGGTGGAAGGGGCCGTGCAGCAGGAGCCTCCGGTCAGCGCCGCGCCCGCCGCGCCGGACGAAGCGGTCAGCCAGGAGGAGGCTCGTGCTCGCGTGGTGGCGGCGCTGGCCCAGCTTCCTCCGGAGCAGCGGGCGGTGGTGGAGCTTGCCTACTTCGAAGGCCTCTCCCAGCGGGAGATTTCCGAGCGCACCGGAGACCCATTGGGCACGGTGAAGACCCGTGCGCGGCTCGCGTTGGAGAAGCTGGGGGCGTTGTTGGAGATGCTGCGCCCCCACGCCTAG
- a CDS encoding pentapeptide repeat-containing protein yields the protein MATQRIHEEDSFENETFADLNLQETDLGGKEFYRCTFLNCTLQESRWTRTRMESCVFTGCDLTRARFTETSLRDVRFESSKLMGIDWTDVGTFPEVTFDGSNLRYCTFAGLSLRKTAFLRCTALEMNFIDTDLSEADFSDSDITGSNFRGCTLTKADFGTAQGVFIDPARNRVKATRIPVEAAVNFVQTLGLVVSGYGEVPKAKTERKKGRS from the coding sequence ATGGCCACCCAGCGCATCCACGAAGAAGACAGCTTCGAGAACGAAACCTTCGCCGACCTGAACCTCCAGGAGACGGACCTGGGCGGGAAGGAGTTCTACCGCTGCACGTTCCTCAACTGCACCCTGCAGGAGAGCCGCTGGACGAGGACTCGGATGGAATCCTGCGTCTTCACCGGTTGCGACCTCACGCGAGCCCGGTTCACGGAGACATCGCTGCGGGACGTGCGGTTCGAAAGCTCCAAGCTGATGGGCATCGACTGGACGGACGTGGGCACCTTCCCCGAAGTCACCTTCGACGGCTCCAACCTGCGCTACTGCACCTTCGCGGGGCTCAGCCTGCGGAAGACGGCGTTCCTGCGCTGCACGGCGCTGGAGATGAACTTCATCGACACGGACCTGTCCGAGGCGGACTTCAGCGATTCGGACATCACCGGCAGCAACTTCCGCGGCTGCACGCTCACGAAGGCGGACTTCGGAACCGCGCAGGGCGTGTTCATCGACCCCGCGCGCAACCGGGTGAAGGCCACGCGCATCCCCGTGGAGGCCGCGGTGAACTTCGTCCAGACGCTCGGGCTCGTGGTGTCCGGCTACGGTGAGGTCCCGAAGGCGAAGACGGAGCGCAAGAAGGGCCGTTCCTGA